One Kitasatospora sp. NBC_01266 genomic window carries:
- a CDS encoding phosphocholine-specific phospholipase C, protein MSPVTRRTFLGSAAALGAAVGLDALPGLATRASAATTGTITDVKHVVVLMQENRSFDHYFGSLKGVRGFGDKSTIQLAGGNSVFNQPNGSGTQYPWQLSATSTWWWGSSGETLAQCDGSLDHSWSTQHQAWNNGKMDSWIAAKGSNRTMGYMTRSDIPFHYALADSYTICDAYHCSILSATGPNRTYLWSGTIDPNASAGGPAYDGGSESGLKWQTYAEALQNAGVSWKVYQNASDNFGDNALAYFNQFTGAASSSPLSQRGMGSVPSTGSTPDDIAAAIKADSLAGTLPQVSWVVANQLFSEHPDGPPENGAHFVNLVLQALAADADTFNSTVLFLNYDENDGFFDHVPPPVAPAGTAGEFYSGTNIGLGFRVPMVIASPWTRGGFVDSQVYDHTSVIRFLETWTAALGTPAVCPNISTWRRQVCGDLTGAFDFTNPVYGLPSLPDTSATISQATANVQINPSPGNNAMPSQEVGTRPARALPYQPNAWVDRIEYDANNQILLWIDMANQGPQATAYAHYSIYANNYRTGGPWQYTVAPYNAATGADGSTSDNFSIGANNGNGQYDLTVVGPNRFLRHFTGNATTASQYAEATTSYSPAPDTGQQAVWFKMTNTGTSAATFTITSNNYRGGVWTYQVAAGATVSDYFNAVTVAQGWYDFTVTVSTDASWSRRAVGHLETGAVSISG, encoded by the coding sequence GTGTCCCCCGTGACCCGCCGCACCTTCCTCGGTTCCGCCGCCGCGCTCGGCGCGGCCGTGGGACTGGACGCCCTCCCCGGCCTCGCGACCCGCGCCTCCGCCGCGACCACCGGGACGATCACCGACGTCAAGCACGTCGTCGTGCTGATGCAGGAGAACCGCAGCTTCGACCACTACTTCGGCTCGCTGAAGGGTGTGCGCGGCTTCGGCGACAAGTCGACCATCCAGCTCGCGGGCGGCAACAGCGTCTTCAACCAGCCCAACGGCAGCGGCACCCAGTACCCGTGGCAGCTCAGCGCCACCAGCACCTGGTGGTGGGGCAGCTCCGGCGAGACGCTGGCGCAGTGCGACGGCTCGCTCGACCACTCCTGGTCCACCCAGCACCAGGCCTGGAACAACGGCAAGATGGACTCCTGGATCGCGGCCAAGGGCTCGAACCGCACGATGGGGTACATGACCCGCTCGGACATCCCGTTCCACTACGCGCTGGCCGACTCCTACACCATCTGCGACGCGTACCACTGCTCGATCCTCTCGGCGACCGGCCCCAACCGCACCTACCTGTGGTCCGGCACGATCGACCCGAACGCCAGCGCGGGCGGCCCGGCCTACGACGGCGGCAGCGAGAGCGGCCTGAAGTGGCAGACCTACGCCGAGGCGCTGCAGAACGCCGGCGTGAGCTGGAAGGTCTACCAGAACGCGAGTGACAACTTCGGCGACAACGCGCTGGCCTACTTCAACCAGTTCACCGGCGCCGCGAGTTCGAGCCCGCTGAGCCAGCGCGGCATGGGCTCGGTGCCCAGCACCGGTTCGACGCCGGACGACATCGCCGCCGCGATCAAGGCCGACTCGCTCGCGGGCACGCTGCCGCAGGTCTCCTGGGTGGTCGCCAACCAGCTCTTCTCCGAGCACCCCGACGGCCCGCCGGAGAACGGTGCGCACTTCGTCAACCTGGTGCTGCAGGCGCTGGCGGCGGACGCCGACACCTTCAACTCCACCGTCCTGTTCCTCAACTACGACGAGAACGACGGCTTCTTCGACCACGTGCCGCCGCCCGTCGCGCCGGCCGGCACCGCCGGTGAGTTCTACTCCGGCACCAACATCGGCCTCGGTTTCCGGGTGCCCATGGTCATCGCCTCGCCGTGGACCCGTGGCGGCTTCGTGGACTCGCAGGTCTACGACCACACCAGCGTGATCCGCTTCCTGGAGACCTGGACCGCCGCGCTCGGCACCCCGGCCGTCTGCCCGAACATCAGCACCTGGCGCCGCCAGGTCTGCGGCGACCTCACCGGCGCCTTCGACTTCACCAACCCGGTCTACGGCCTGCCCTCGCTGCCCGACACCAGCGCCACGATCAGCCAGGCCACGGCGAACGTGCAGATCAACCCGAGCCCCGGCAACAACGCCATGCCGTCCCAGGAGGTCGGCACCAGGCCCGCCCGCGCGCTGCCCTACCAGCCCAACGCCTGGGTCGACCGGATCGAGTACGACGCGAACAACCAGATCCTGCTCTGGATAGACATGGCCAACCAGGGCCCGCAGGCCACCGCCTACGCGCACTACTCGATCTACGCCAACAACTACCGCACCGGCGGCCCCTGGCAGTACACCGTCGCCCCCTACAACGCCGCCACCGGCGCCGACGGGAGCACCAGCGACAACTTCAGCATCGGCGCGAACAACGGCAACGGCCAGTACGACCTCACCGTGGTCGGCCCCAACCGCTTCCTGCGGCACTTCACCGGCAACGCCACCACCGCCAGCCAGTACGCCGAGGCCACCACGTCCTACTCGCCGGCGCCGGACACCGGCCAGCAGGCGGTCTGGTTCAAGATGACCAACACCGGCACCAGCGCGGCCACCTTCACCATCACCTCGAACAACTACCGTGGCGGCGTGTGGACCTACCAGGTCGCCGCCGGCGCCACCGTCTCGGACTACTTCAACGCGGTCACCGTCGCCCAGGGCTGGTACGACTTCACGGTCACCGTCAGCACCGACGCCAGCTGGTCCCGGCGGGCCGTGGGCCACCTGGAGACCGGCGCGGTGAGCATCAGCGGCTGA
- a CDS encoding NAD-dependent epimerase/dehydratase family protein, protein MGTPRTVLLTGAAGGVGTFLRESLPGYGYELRLFDKAPIPGEPQAVTADLADAGALAAAMTGVDAVVHLAGLALEAPFPDILTANIEGTLYGLSKCFGEDLAALYADKHGITTVSLRIGSCYAEPRTVRMLATWLSPADCARLVHAAIGAELSGHHVVYGISANTRGWWDLEPGHRLLGYRPQDDAEVYAAKLLAAQGELAAEDPEFRYLGGAFTTF, encoded by the coding sequence CTGGGCACCCCCCGTACCGTCCTGCTCACCGGCGCGGCCGGCGGCGTCGGCACGTTCCTGCGCGAGAGCCTGCCGGGGTACGGCTACGAGCTGCGGCTGTTCGACAAGGCGCCGATCCCGGGTGAGCCGCAGGCCGTCACCGCCGACCTCGCGGACGCCGGGGCGCTGGCCGCCGCCATGACCGGAGTCGACGCCGTGGTCCACCTGGCCGGCCTCGCGCTCGAGGCGCCGTTCCCCGACATCCTGACCGCCAACATCGAGGGCACCTTGTACGGCCTCTCCAAGTGCTTCGGCGAGGACCTGGCCGCGCTCTACGCCGACAAGCACGGCATCACCACCGTCTCGCTGCGGATCGGCTCCTGCTACGCCGAACCGCGTACGGTGCGGATGCTCGCCACCTGGCTCAGCCCCGCCGACTGCGCCCGGCTGGTCCACGCGGCCATCGGCGCCGAACTCTCCGGCCACCACGTGGTGTACGGGATCTCGGCCAACACCCGGGGCTGGTGGGACCTGGAGCCGGGGCACCGGCTGCTCGGGTACCGGCCGCAGGACGACGCGGAGGTGTACGCCGCGAAGCTGCTCGCCGCGCAGGGCGAACTGGCGGCGGAGGATCCGGAGTTCCGCTACCTCGGGGGCGCGTTCACCACCTTCTGA